One window of the Actinomyces procaprae genome contains the following:
- a CDS encoding alpha/beta hydrolase, translating to MNILQGRPRHALAALTIAFTAVGLAACGAIFPATSVSPSAAARATQAATAVVPAGLEGYYSQDIEWYPCEEGSMTEADGGADFECAYAAVPLDYADPDGQTIDIAMKRRAASGSAIGTLFINPGGPGGSGVNLVESVDGYFSDSLLRSYDVVGFDPRGVGASTAIDCLTDAELDADRAGSEVDSAVGAPAKDDAADAAETQAEVEAYASWYEDKCEANTPADLLDHVDTVSAARDLDVLRAAVGEDVLTYLGYSYGTYLGATYAELFPANVGRMVLDGAIDPTLSAGELTLGQADGFEKALRAYVEDCLAGDNCPLSGGVDGGVSQIRDFLQVTADAPIPTSDPDRPLTYSLAESAVLGILYQSESWHVLTQGLDQAMNQDDGSVLLRVADLFASREGDGSYSGNGNEAINAINCLDYPVVGDADSWEEEREALEEVSPTFGADLGYSDLFCQAWGHESTRERTEIHASGAAPILVVGTTGDPATPYAWSQALAEQLDDARLVTWRGNGHTAYGRSDACVSDAVDDYLLAGVLPEAGLTCG from the coding sequence GTGAACATCCTCCAGGGACGCCCTCGCCACGCGCTCGCGGCGCTCACCATCGCGTTCACCGCGGTTGGCCTGGCTGCATGCGGTGCCATATTCCCCGCCACGAGTGTCAGCCCCTCGGCTGCAGCCAGGGCGACGCAGGCCGCCACCGCGGTCGTCCCCGCGGGGCTGGAGGGCTACTACAGCCAGGACATCGAGTGGTACCCGTGTGAGGAGGGGAGCATGACCGAGGCGGACGGCGGCGCCGACTTCGAGTGCGCATACGCCGCCGTGCCCCTGGACTACGCCGACCCCGACGGGCAGACCATCGACATCGCCATGAAGCGGCGTGCCGCCTCGGGTTCCGCAATCGGAACGCTGTTCATCAACCCGGGTGGGCCCGGGGGCTCCGGCGTGAACCTGGTGGAGTCGGTCGACGGCTACTTCTCCGACTCCCTGCTCAGGTCGTACGACGTGGTCGGCTTTGATCCGCGCGGCGTCGGCGCCTCGACGGCGATCGACTGCCTTACCGACGCGGAGCTGGATGCGGACCGGGCCGGCTCCGAGGTGGACTCGGCCGTGGGAGCCCCGGCCAAGGACGACGCCGCGGACGCGGCCGAGACTCAGGCGGAGGTGGAGGCGTACGCCTCGTGGTACGAGGACAAGTGCGAGGCCAACACTCCCGCGGACCTGCTCGACCACGTTGACACGGTCTCCGCCGCCCGTGACCTGGATGTGCTGCGCGCCGCCGTCGGCGAGGACGTGCTGACCTACCTGGGCTACTCCTACGGCACCTACCTGGGGGCGACCTACGCCGAGCTCTTCCCCGCCAACGTGGGCCGCATGGTCCTGGACGGCGCCATTGACCCGACGCTGAGCGCCGGCGAGCTCACCCTGGGCCAGGCCGACGGCTTCGAGAAGGCGCTGCGCGCCTATGTGGAGGACTGCCTCGCCGGCGACAACTGTCCTCTGAGCGGTGGCGTGGACGGCGGTGTCTCCCAGATCCGGGACTTTCTCCAAGTCACCGCCGACGCGCCGATCCCCACCTCCGATCCCGACCGCCCGCTTACGTACTCGCTGGCCGAGTCCGCGGTCCTGGGCATCCTGTACCAGTCCGAGTCCTGGCACGTGCTGACCCAGGGCCTGGACCAGGCGATGAACCAGGACGACGGCTCCGTGCTGTTGCGTGTGGCCGACCTGTTCGCCTCCCGGGAGGGCGACGGCTCGTACAGCGGCAACGGCAATGAAGCCATCAATGCGATCAACTGTTTGGACTATCCGGTGGTCGGTGACGCCGACAGCTGGGAGGAGGAGCGGGAGGCGCTTGAGGAGGTATCGCCGACCTTCGGCGCGGACCTGGGCTACTCCGACCTGTTCTGCCAGGCCTGGGGGCACGAGTCCACGCGAGAGCGCACGGAGATTCACGCCTCCGGCGCCGCCCCGATACTGGTGGTCGGCACCACCGGCGACCCCGCGACTCCGTACGCCTGGTCGCAGGCGCTCGCGGAGCAGCTCGACGACGCCCGCCTGGTGACCTGGAGGGGTAATGGGCACACCGCTTATGGGCGCTCGGACGCGTGCGTGAGCGACGCCGTCGACGACTACCTGCTGGCCGGCGTGCTGCCGGAGGCGGGACTCACCTGCGGCTGA